Proteins from one Staphylococcus saprophyticus subsp. saprophyticus ATCC 15305 = NCTC 7292 genomic window:
- the hemH gene encoding ferrochelatase — translation MTKTIGLLVMAYGTPYKESDIEAYYTDIRHGKKPTEAELQDLKDRYQFIGGLSPLAGTTNRQAESLRDALNQAYDDVEFKLYIGLKHIHPFIEDAVQSMHEDGIDEAVTVVLAPHYSSFSVGSYNTRAQKEADKYGITFKHVEHYYQQPKFIQYWTEKINETLADIPQDEHDKTVLVVSAHSLPKGLIEKNNDPYPNELHETAQLLEQHSNIIHVAEGWQSEGNTGTPWLGPDVQDLTRALYNEHKYEHFIYTPVGFVCEHLEVLYDNDYECKVICDELGVHYHRPKMPDTDPLFIGAIVEEIKNVY, via the coding sequence ATATAGAAGCTTATTATACAGATATTAGACATGGGAAAAAACCTACTGAAGCGGAACTACAAGATTTAAAAGATAGATATCAATTTATTGGTGGTTTATCTCCGTTAGCAGGAACGACAAATAGACAAGCAGAGTCACTTCGTGATGCGCTCAATCAAGCCTATGACGACGTTGAATTTAAACTATATATCGGTTTAAAACACATTCACCCATTTATTGAAGACGCTGTACAATCAATGCATGAAGACGGTATAGATGAAGCTGTTACAGTTGTATTAGCACCACATTATTCTAGCTTTTCAGTTGGCTCTTACAATACACGTGCACAAAAAGAAGCAGATAAATACGGCATCACGTTTAAACATGTTGAACATTACTATCAACAACCTAAATTCATTCAATATTGGACAGAGAAAATCAATGAAACATTAGCAGATATTCCACAAGATGAACATGACAAAACAGTTCTTGTTGTTTCAGCTCATAGTTTGCCAAAAGGCTTAATTGAGAAAAATAACGATCCTTATCCTAATGAGTTACATGAAACTGCTCAGTTATTAGAACAACATTCAAATATTATACATGTAGCTGAAGGATGGCAATCTGAAGGGAATACGGGTACACCTTGGTTAGGACCTGATGTTCAAGATTTAACTCGAGCGTTATACAATGAACATAAATATGAACACTTTATCTATACCCCAGTGGGTTTTGTTTGTGAACATTTAGAAGTACTCTATGATAACGATTATGAATGTAAAGTGATTTGTGATGAATTAGGTGTACATTATCATCGTCCAAAAATGCCAGATACTGATCCGCTATTTATTGGCGCAATTGTTGAAGAGATAAAAAATGTTTATTAA